From the Maioricimonas rarisocia genome, one window contains:
- a CDS encoding DUF1573 domain-containing protein, with protein sequence MIRSASCRVLVGLWVAVVVAVGTVAVVFAGSTSRGLLQADERAAPALVLSRTARDLGTLSSRGLQQVRFEAKNRGRKRLVINRLGGGCRCDDAAPQTIVLPPGQSGKIAVMLDTRRAGGAVEEVFSFSTSDPARPRFDLTVRAQIEADAR encoded by the coding sequence ATGATTCGATCGGCGAGCTGTCGAGTCCTGGTCGGTTTGTGGGTGGCCGTCGTTGTGGCGGTTGGCACCGTCGCTGTCGTGTTCGCCGGAAGCACATCACGCGGACTCCTGCAGGCAGATGAACGCGCCGCTCCAGCGCTGGTGCTCTCGCGGACGGCGCGCGATCTGGGAACCCTTTCCTCACGCGGGCTTCAGCAGGTCCGCTTCGAGGCAAAGAACCGTGGCCGCAAGCGGCTGGTGATCAACCGGCTCGGCGGTGGTTGCCGCTGCGACGACGCGGCTCCACAGACGATAGTTCTTCCTCCCGGTCAGTCGGGGAAGATCGCAGTGATGCTCGACACGCGACGTGCTGGTGGTGCGGTGGAGGAGGTCTTCTCCTTCTCGACCAGCGATCCGGCCCGTCCCCGGTTCGATCTGACCGTTCGGGCACAGATCGAAGCAGATGCCCGTTGA
- a CDS encoding TadG family pilus assembly protein yields the protein MITILSFRRLTGPDRNRRGVITILAAVCLMVVIAFLTFSVDLGYLVVVESELQNAADSAAASGARALPHGRSAAIAAAKTWAAKNTAGGTAVVVENQDVEVGVWDDATATFTVVPAGSSTSANAVRVTCRRTAARGNPIQLFFAPLLGSNSADLSVKATAKIERDICGLFIGLESVDIQNAVVDSYRSEDGPYLDVWARNNGDVCSNGDIDFSPNGFVHGDARPGISDSVSHPAKVSGSVEPLDKVIQCDPVDTAGPAASNDNHLLPSWALTDGGKRLVAEGQTVITLLPGTYYLPKGLRVAGNGQIIITGPTKLVLGGNVSVEGGGLVNAALAPENLRIEMVSSSARIAGSASLYADIYAPSTDLTVATSQHGAFYGGIVARKIKMEGSVARLHGDESLRDHFDTYTSRASLRQ from the coding sequence ATGATCACCATACTGAGCTTCCGCAGGCTGACAGGTCCAGACCGCAATCGACGCGGCGTCATTACGATCCTTGCGGCGGTCTGTCTGATGGTCGTGATCGCCTTTCTGACGTTCTCAGTCGATCTCGGCTACCTGGTCGTGGTCGAGAGTGAACTGCAGAATGCCGCGGATTCTGCAGCTGCCTCCGGAGCCCGGGCGCTGCCCCACGGACGCTCGGCTGCAATTGCCGCTGCCAAAACATGGGCTGCAAAGAACACCGCTGGTGGGACCGCCGTCGTCGTGGAGAACCAGGACGTCGAAGTGGGCGTCTGGGATGATGCGACGGCAACGTTTACCGTCGTTCCCGCCGGTTCGTCGACGTCCGCGAATGCCGTTCGGGTTACCTGCCGACGAACTGCGGCGCGGGGGAACCCCATTCAGCTGTTCTTTGCACCATTGCTCGGATCAAATTCCGCCGACCTGAGCGTCAAGGCAACCGCGAAAATCGAACGGGATATCTGCGGCCTGTTCATCGGCCTGGAATCGGTCGACATCCAGAACGCGGTGGTGGACAGTTACCGGTCCGAGGATGGTCCTTATCTGGACGTCTGGGCACGCAACAACGGGGACGTCTGCAGCAACGGCGATATCGATTTCTCGCCAAACGGATTCGTCCACGGAGATGCGCGGCCCGGGATCAGCGATTCGGTGAGTCATCCTGCCAAGGTGAGCGGCAGTGTCGAACCGCTCGATAAGGTGATTCAGTGTGACCCTGTCGACACCGCCGGTCCGGCTGCATCCAACGATAACCACCTGCTTCCCTCCTGGGCTCTGACCGATGGCGGGAAACGCCTGGTTGCAGAGGGGCAGACCGTCATCACACTGCTTCCCGGGACGTACTACCTCCCCAAGGGCCTGCGAGTTGCGGGTAACGGCCAGATCATCATCACCGGTCCGACGAAACTCGTGCTGGGTGGAAACGTCAGTGTCGAAGGTGGCGGCCTCGTCAACGCGGCGCTTGCCCCGGAGAACCTGCGGATCGAGATGGTCAGTTCCTCGGCACGAATTGCCGGCTCGGCCTCCCTGTACGCAGACATCTACGCTCCCTCCACCGATTTGACCGTGGCCACCAGCCAGCACGGGGCCTTTTACGGTGGGATTGTGGCTCGAAAGATCAAGATGGAGGGGAGTGTCGCGCGGCTGCACGGAGACGAAAGCCTGCGGGATCACTTCGACACGTACACTTCCAGGGCGTCACTGAGACAATGA
- a CDS encoding TadE/TadG family type IV pilus assembly protein, which yields MHNHHVARAGDAGRQRQGAAAVEFALVAPLFLLLLAGIVEFGQVFRIEHMLSNASRRGARAAIVEGATESQVKSLITSHCTQTLGVSAQDITVTITVNGGGAVGDDDDDDSGGVTSLSQASEGDAIQVTVSLPYAKAGVGFFANTFADSTLSASCILEHE from the coding sequence ATGCATAACCACCACGTCGCCCGGGCCGGCGACGCAGGGCGGCAACGCCAGGGAGCCGCCGCTGTCGAGTTTGCTCTGGTCGCTCCCCTGTTTCTCCTGCTGCTGGCCGGGATCGTCGAGTTCGGTCAGGTTTTCCGCATCGAGCACATGCTCTCGAATGCAAGCCGCCGCGGTGCGCGCGCTGCCATTGTGGAGGGGGCTACCGAGAGCCAGGTCAAATCCCTGATCACCTCGCACTGCACGCAGACGCTGGGGGTCTCCGCACAGGACATTACCGTGACCATCACGGTCAACGGAGGTGGCGCAGTGGGCGACGACGACGACGACGACAGCGGAGGAGTTACGAGCCTCAGCCAGGCCAGCGAAGGAGACGCCATCCAGGTGACCGTGAGTCTGCCCTACGCGAAGGCCGGTGTCGGCTTCTTTGCGAATACGTTCGCCGACAGCACGCTCTCGGCCAGTTGCATCCTGGAGCACGAATGA
- a CDS encoding type IV pilus modification PilV family protein, with amino-acid sequence MRRTSRENRSGLSLIEVVVSTMLVALVLIGALRCFGAVLRSRTNTADTMRARLLGRQLLTEILNGEYVDPGAVPLFGPEAGEPLVTAGPRSGWNDVDDYHLWSGSPPQDRNGVPLPNLAGWQRDVAVEWVDPASPENVSLTDQGVKRITVVVSRSGTTLATAVGLRSDALDLP; translated from the coding sequence ATGCGACGCACATCGCGTGAGAACCGGTCGGGCCTGAGTCTCATCGAGGTGGTCGTTTCGACCATGCTCGTGGCGCTGGTATTGATCGGTGCCTTGCGGTGTTTCGGCGCAGTGCTGCGCAGCCGGACCAACACGGCGGACACCATGCGGGCACGACTGTTGGGACGACAGCTCCTCACCGAGATCCTCAATGGCGAGTACGTCGACCCGGGTGCGGTCCCGCTGTTCGGGCCGGAAGCGGGAGAACCGCTGGTCACTGCCGGGCCGCGGTCCGGATGGAATGACGTCGATGATTACCACCTGTGGAGCGGCAGTCCGCCCCAGGATCGCAATGGCGTGCCCCTTCCGAATCTCGCTGGATGGCAGCGCGACGTCGCCGTCGAGTGGGTTGACCCGGCCAGTCCGGAGAACGTCTCGCTGACCGATCAGGGAGTCAAACGGATCACCGTGGTCGTGAGCCGCTCCGGTACGACCCTCGCCACTGCGGTCGGACTTCGCAGCGACGCACTCGACCTGCCGTGA
- a CDS encoding carbohydrate binding domain-containing protein, which translates to MTALRKPRRRSGSTLIELTISLIGSSVLMLGMASATFIALKASDTSLTPARATFSGASALTSMLAELQFAIDVSERTPTAITFTVPDRNGDGNPETIRYAWSGTPGDPLTRQYNGGASVSILENVHDFQHDLPVTSPNLLANADMEAGTTGWEGIPNSNMNADSSTVYAGSYSLYDYRQNNNFESGIRQDVTALVTSGQAYDMAGWMRKWAAAAPYNVRMQLRVTSTNEGEQLFFENEVNIDNASWTYVTATVTPTWTGNLTSAWWEVTGVSGIQDLYLDDAEFRVSAAVTDQTANLILQVGADAESAIRSGVRLLNSPL; encoded by the coding sequence ATGACGGCTCTTCGGAAGCCCAGGCGTCGAAGCGGTTCGACACTCATCGAACTGACCATCTCATTGATCGGCTCGAGCGTCCTGATGCTCGGTATGGCGTCGGCGACCTTCATCGCGCTGAAGGCAAGTGATACGTCACTCACACCCGCCCGGGCGACGTTCTCGGGAGCGTCCGCCCTCACTTCGATGCTTGCGGAACTGCAGTTCGCGATCGATGTCAGCGAACGGACTCCGACCGCCATCACGTTCACAGTTCCTGATCGGAATGGGGACGGCAACCCCGAGACGATCCGCTACGCCTGGTCTGGAACGCCGGGCGATCCGCTGACGCGACAGTACAACGGTGGGGCGTCCGTTTCCATCCTCGAAAACGTCCACGACTTTCAGCACGACCTGCCGGTGACCAGCCCGAACCTGCTGGCCAACGCCGACATGGAAGCCGGCACGACCGGTTGGGAGGGCATCCCGAACTCGAACATGAATGCCGACAGCAGCACGGTCTACGCCGGCAGCTACAGCCTTTACGACTACCGGCAGAACAACAACTTCGAGAGTGGCATTCGCCAGGATGTGACTGCACTGGTAACGAGCGGCCAGGCATATGATATGGCGGGCTGGATGAGGAAATGGGCGGCCGCAGCACCGTACAACGTGCGGATGCAGTTGAGGGTCACCAGCACGAACGAGGGGGAGCAGCTCTTCTTCGAGAACGAGGTCAACATCGACAACGCATCATGGACGTATGTGACGGCGACGGTTACGCCGACCTGGACCGGGAACCTGACCTCCGCATGGTGGGAAGTCACCGGAGTGAGCGGCATCCAGGATCTCTACCTCGATGATGCAGAGTTCCGCGTCTCGGCTGCGGTGACTGATCAGACGGCCAATCTCATCCTGCAGGTTGGTGCCGACGCGGAGTCGGCAATTCGTTCCGGAGTCCGTTTACTCAATTCTCCCTTGTAA
- a CDS encoding GspH/FimT family pseudopilin: MLVSRRRSLTTVRCASGGFTLVDMVVTVLIIGILAAAVAPRFANTIHAYRADAAAQRLQADLGWARQHAISSSAVVIVQFSPGSSAYTISGVMHLDQGGQPYDVDLLDDPYQASVTAPTFGGDNAVQFDRFGQPDSGGTITVTSGGSSQTVTIDADTGRASIP; encoded by the coding sequence ATGCTGGTGTCTCGCCGCCGTTCCCTCACCACAGTGCGCTGCGCGTCCGGCGGCTTCACGCTGGTGGACATGGTCGTGACGGTGCTGATCATCGGCATCCTTGCGGCGGCGGTCGCACCGCGCTTCGCGAACACGATCCACGCCTACCGCGCTGATGCGGCCGCGCAGCGGCTGCAGGCCGATCTCGGCTGGGCACGCCAGCATGCGATCTCCAGCAGCGCCGTCGTGATCGTCCAGTTCAGCCCCGGCTCGAGTGCCTACACCATCTCCGGCGTCATGCATCTCGACCAGGGTGGCCAGCCTTATGACGTGGATCTTCTGGATGATCCCTATCAGGCCAGCGTGACTGCACCCACATTCGGTGGCGACAATGCCGTCCAGTTCGACCGCTTCGGCCAGCCGGACAGTGGCGGCACGATTACGGTGACTTCGGGGGGAAGCTCTCAGACCGTCACGATCGATGCCGATACGGGGAGGGCCAGCATCCCATGA
- a CDS encoding ribonuclease E inhibitor RraB, translating into MTEPDIPREELEAMFEAIRENTEWDLDGDLLWGYFFTHSDRETLEKAAEALEADGYELVQIFEAEEDGKGLGEFFLHVERVETHSVDSLHKRNVALTEFADQLGLESYDGMDVGPVEYEEDED; encoded by the coding sequence ATGACTGAGCCGGATATTCCGCGCGAAGAGCTCGAAGCAATGTTCGAGGCGATCCGCGAGAACACCGAGTGGGACCTCGACGGCGATCTGTTGTGGGGGTACTTCTTCACACACAGTGATCGCGAGACGCTGGAAAAGGCGGCCGAGGCACTCGAGGCCGACGGGTACGAACTGGTGCAGATCTTCGAGGCCGAAGAGGACGGCAAAGGGCTTGGCGAATTCTTTCTGCATGTCGAGCGCGTCGAGACACATTCGGTCGACTCGCTGCACAAGCGGAACGTCGCGCTGACCGAGTTCGCCGACCAGCTCGGCCTGGAGAGCTACGACGGAATGGACGTCGGTCCCGTCGAGTACGAAGAGGACGAGGATTGA
- a CDS encoding alpha/beta hydrolase — MATHRTFRCLIVTLLLIPATAFAQVTSENDPRLKRWLERFPAADADKDGVLTEAEARAYRDRGRTQGRRRGDNRLPAPTHADVSYGPHERNILDVWLAEGDEPTPLLIYIHGGGFVGGNKRTFSPQVLQGCLDSGISVAAIHYRFVTTDPFPAPQHDAARAVQFLRSKAKEWNLDPQRVAAFGGSAGAGLSMWLGFHDDLADTESEDPVARQSTRLVAVGSRGGQSSYDPAVIREWVGGRAHEHPSIYKCYDVASLDELDDPGLQPLYDEVSAITHLTADDPPVWMFYNEPNRPLPADARPGQGIHHPIFGLKLKAAMDELRIENVYRHASEFRGDRDADMLEFFRRHLLGDSPAEAGS, encoded by the coding sequence GTGGCCACCCACCGAACGTTCCGCTGCCTGATTGTGACGCTGCTCCTCATTCCGGCAACTGCATTCGCCCAGGTCACTTCCGAGAACGACCCCCGCCTCAAACGATGGCTGGAACGGTTCCCGGCGGCCGATGCCGATAAAGACGGCGTGCTGACCGAAGCCGAGGCCCGCGCATACCGGGACAGGGGCCGTACCCAGGGGAGGCGGCGCGGAGACAACCGTCTACCGGCCCCCACACATGCCGACGTCTCGTACGGACCGCACGAGCGGAACATCCTCGATGTCTGGCTGGCCGAGGGGGACGAGCCGACGCCGTTGCTGATCTACATTCATGGCGGCGGTTTTGTCGGCGGTAACAAGCGAACGTTCTCGCCGCAGGTGCTGCAGGGATGTCTCGACTCGGGCATTTCGGTGGCGGCCATCCATTACCGGTTTGTCACCACCGATCCCTTTCCCGCACCGCAGCACGATGCCGCCCGCGCCGTGCAGTTTCTGCGCTCGAAAGCGAAGGAATGGAACCTCGATCCACAGCGGGTTGCCGCCTTCGGTGGATCGGCCGGGGCGGGGCTCTCGATGTGGCTCGGCTTTCACGACGACCTGGCCGATACCGAGAGCGAGGATCCGGTCGCGCGTCAGTCGACGCGGCTGGTGGCGGTCGGCTCGCGGGGAGGTCAGTCCAGCTACGACCCTGCCGTCATTCGCGAGTGGGTCGGTGGCCGCGCTCACGAACATCCCTCGATCTACAAGTGCTACGACGTTGCCAGTCTGGATGAACTGGACGATCCCGGGCTGCAGCCCCTCTATGACGAAGTCTCCGCCATCACACATCTGACAGCCGACGATCCGCCCGTCTGGATGTTCTACAACGAGCCGAACCGGCCGTTGCCAGCCGATGCTCGTCCGGGGCAGGGGATCCATCATCCGATCTTCGGTCTGAAGCTGAAGGCGGCGATGGACGAATTGAGGATCGAGAATGTCTATCGGCATGCCAGCGAGTTCCGCGGGGATCGGGATGCCGACATGCTCGAGTTCTTCCGTCGCCATCTGCTCGGCGACAGCCCAGCGGAAGCGGGCTCATAG
- a CDS encoding DUF444 family protein: MTRSIDRNLKRFNEIVRGRIRKDLRKYINHGEMLGRKGRETVSIPVPNIEIPHFRHGKKNSGGTGQGEGEVGQPIGRGQDEGEGTGEAGSEPGAHIREVEVTLDELAQMLADELELPNIVPKGQDAIRSQKDKFTTISRVGPDSLRHFRRTYKEALKRQIASGSYDPVRPVIIPTAEDERFRSWKTVMEPQANAAIIYIMDVSGSMTDDQKEIVRIESFWIDTWLKSQYDGIERRYVVHDAVAHEVDEDTFYRVRESGGTRISSAYAKSAQIIARDFPPDDWNIYCFQFSDGDNWGEDNRDCLKVLIEHLLPVSNLFCYGQVESPYGSGDFIKELRRLTDANENLVLSEIESKEAIYESIKVFLGKGK; the protein is encoded by the coding sequence ATGACCCGCTCGATCGACCGAAATCTGAAACGATTCAACGAAATCGTCCGCGGACGTATCCGGAAAGATCTCCGTAAGTATATCAACCACGGGGAGATGCTCGGACGCAAGGGACGCGAGACTGTCTCGATCCCGGTCCCCAACATCGAGATTCCGCACTTCCGGCACGGCAAGAAGAACTCTGGCGGTACCGGACAGGGCGAAGGGGAAGTCGGGCAGCCGATCGGCCGCGGCCAGGATGAAGGCGAGGGAACCGGGGAAGCCGGTTCGGAGCCGGGCGCCCACATTCGCGAGGTCGAAGTGACGCTCGACGAACTCGCCCAGATGCTCGCCGACGAACTCGAACTCCCCAACATCGTCCCCAAAGGCCAGGACGCGATTCGCTCGCAGAAGGACAAGTTCACGACGATCAGTCGTGTCGGCCCCGATTCGCTGCGGCACTTCCGCCGCACGTACAAGGAAGCCCTGAAGCGACAGATCGCCAGTGGCAGCTACGATCCGGTCCGGCCGGTCATCATTCCGACTGCCGAGGATGAACGGTTCCGCAGCTGGAAAACCGTGATGGAGCCGCAGGCAAACGCGGCCATTATCTACATCATGGACGTGTCCGGTTCGATGACCGACGACCAGAAGGAAATCGTCCGCATCGAATCGTTCTGGATCGACACCTGGCTGAAGAGCCAGTACGACGGCATCGAACGCCGCTACGTCGTCCACGATGCGGTCGCGCACGAAGTCGACGAAGACACCTTCTACCGCGTCCGCGAATCGGGTGGCACGCGGATCTCGTCCGCCTACGCGAAATCAGCCCAGATCATCGCCCGCGACTTCCCGCCGGACGACTGGAACATCTACTGCTTCCAGTTTTCCGACGGCGACAACTGGGGCGAGGACAACCGGGACTGTCTGAAAGTCCTGATCGAACATCTGCTGCCCGTCAGCAATCTGTTCTGCTATGGCCAGGTCGAAAGCCCGTACGGATCGGGCGACTTCATCAAGGAACTGCGACGCCTGACCGACGCGAACGAGAATCTTGTGCTCAGCGAGATCGAGAGCAAGGAAGCGATCTACGAGTCGATCAAGGTCTTTCTCGGCAAGGGGAAGTGA
- a CDS encoding GNAT family N-acetyltransferase — MVIRPASPDDAAGIAAVHVAAWQTAYRGLIPQDYLDGLCVDERHKQWSRILLKAEEVHYVAEEDRIVGFSVGGPARDDFGASTGELYSLYLLSEWRRGGLGRQLFGRVAATQSLRGMTSLYAWALEENPFRGFYEGLGGRICAERETEIAGKRFGVVAFRWDDLAGLIARTQNVNAIT; from the coding sequence ATGGTCATCCGCCCCGCTTCTCCCGATGATGCTGCCGGCATTGCGGCCGTCCACGTTGCCGCATGGCAGACGGCTTATCGCGGACTGATTCCGCAGGACTACCTCGACGGACTGTGTGTCGATGAACGTCACAAGCAGTGGTCGCGAATTCTGCTGAAGGCAGAGGAAGTCCACTACGTTGCCGAAGAAGACCGCATCGTCGGTTTCTCCGTTGGCGGGCCAGCGCGGGATGACTTCGGCGCGTCGACCGGCGAGCTGTATTCGCTGTACCTGCTGTCCGAATGGCGGCGCGGCGGTCTGGGACGTCAGCTGTTTGGACGCGTCGCCGCCACCCAGTCTCTGCGCGGCATGACCAGTCTGTACGCGTGGGCACTCGAAGAGAATCCGTTTCGCGGCTTTTACGAAGGCCTCGGCGGGCGTATCTGCGCCGAACGCGAGACTGAGATTGCCGGAAAGCGTTTCGGCGTCGTCGCGTTTCGCTGGGACGACCTGGCCGGCCTGATCGCACGCACCCAGAACGTGAACGCGATTACCTAG
- a CDS encoding lipase maturation factor family protein, producing MSSDWPAPHTYVLSRWLFLRALGAVTLIAVLSLWWQIDGLVGSEGILPVEHLMTAAGEQLGPWGFLKLPTLCWLSSTDWMLHGHCVVAALLSVALLVNVAPRYVLASLWLVYLSLSVAGQTFLGFQWDTLLLETLFCSLFWAPPGLRPKLAAQHPPSRMGRWLLWLLLLKLMFLSGITKLLSGDPTWRALSALDIHYQTQPIPNWVSWYAHHLPAWWQRFSIVCMYVIELALPFLIFGPRVLRLFAAAGLILLQVAIELTGNYGFFNLLTVVLCIPLLDDHVLMWCIPGIDRANAAGGSSGKTGRMIIAARRGAIAVVMALSLLTLLEEMVTTQRRDRLPGGVVATLDGIDRVLVTPAEPVLTTLQPFRTINGYGLFRVMTTERFEIVIEVSDDGRRWRELEFPCKPGNVERAPPIVAPYHPRLDWQMWFAALSPGRHEYWLNALMQRILEGSPAVASLVGEPGLVDDPPRSVRLMYYRYEFSRPEERERSGAWWTRSFVQQLTRPLSLPGR from the coding sequence ATGAGCAGCGACTGGCCGGCCCCCCATACCTATGTTCTCTCCCGCTGGCTGTTTCTCCGCGCGCTGGGAGCCGTCACGCTCATCGCCGTTCTCTCCCTCTGGTGGCAGATCGACGGACTGGTCGGCAGTGAGGGGATTCTTCCGGTCGAGCACCTGATGACGGCGGCCGGCGAACAGCTCGGGCCTTGGGGATTCCTGAAGCTCCCCACCCTCTGCTGGCTCAGCTCCACCGACTGGATGCTGCACGGGCACTGCGTCGTGGCCGCGCTGCTGAGCGTCGCGCTGCTGGTCAATGTCGCACCACGCTACGTCCTGGCCTCGCTCTGGCTGGTATACCTGTCGCTGTCGGTGGCGGGGCAGACGTTTCTTGGCTTCCAGTGGGACACCCTGCTGCTGGAGACGCTGTTCTGCAGTCTCTTCTGGGCTCCGCCCGGCTTGCGACCGAAGCTGGCTGCACAGCATCCGCCGTCCCGTATGGGGCGCTGGCTGCTGTGGCTACTGCTGCTGAAGCTGATGTTCCTTTCAGGGATCACCAAGCTGCTTTCCGGAGATCCGACCTGGCGGGCACTTTCGGCTCTCGACATCCACTATCAGACACAACCGATCCCCAACTGGGTGAGCTGGTACGCCCACCATTTGCCGGCATGGTGGCAGCGGTTCTCGATCGTCTGCATGTACGTGATCGAACTGGCATTGCCGTTTCTGATTTTCGGCCCTCGCGTCCTCCGCCTGTTCGCTGCGGCTGGGCTGATCCTGCTGCAGGTCGCCATCGAGCTGACCGGCAACTACGGCTTCTTCAATCTGCTGACGGTGGTCCTGTGCATTCCTCTGCTGGATGACCATGTGCTGATGTGGTGCATCCCCGGCATTGATCGCGCGAACGCTGCCGGCGGCAGCAGTGGGAAGACAGGCCGTATGATCATAGCCGCACGTCGAGGAGCCATTGCTGTCGTCATGGCGTTGAGCCTGCTGACGCTGCTGGAAGAAATGGTGACGACGCAGCGACGCGATCGCCTGCCGGGGGGCGTTGTGGCGACATTGGACGGGATCGATCGCGTCCTGGTCACTCCGGCCGAGCCGGTCCTCACGACGTTGCAGCCGTTCCGCACAATCAACGGCTACGGACTGTTTCGGGTGATGACGACCGAGCGATTCGAGATCGTCATCGAAGTCAGTGATGACGGACGCCGGTGGCGGGAACTGGAGTTCCCCTGTAAACCGGGAAACGTCGAGCGGGCTCCGCCGATTGTGGCTCCGTATCATCCCCGTCTGGACTGGCAGATGTGGTTCGCCGCACTCAGCCCCGGCCGCCACGAATACTGGTTGAACGCCCTGATGCAGCGGATCCTCGAGGGATCACCGGCCGTGGCCAGTCTCGTTGGAGAGCCCGGTCTTGTGGACGATCCTCCCCGTTCGGTTCGACTGATGTACTACCGCTACGAGTTCAGCCGTCCCGAAGAACGGGAGCGATCCGGCGCCTGGTGGACACGGTCGTTCGTCCAGCAGCTCACTCGACCGCTCTCGTTGCCTGGGCGCTAG
- a CDS encoding SlyX family protein, translating into MSDPHPLEDRLARIETLIMHMQHDMEQFNSVLIEQQKHLEQIRERLTRIEDEDEDWPDDPRDPGLEKPPHY; encoded by the coding sequence ATGTCCGATCCCCATCCGCTCGAAGATCGCCTGGCGCGTATCGAGACCCTCATCATGCACATGCAGCATGACATGGAGCAGTTCAACAGCGTCCTGATCGAGCAGCAGAAGCATCTCGAACAGATCCGCGAGCGTCTCACACGCATCGAAGACGAAGACGAAGACTGGCCCGACGATCCTCGCGACCCGGGGCTGGAAAAGCCGCCGCACTACTGA
- a CDS encoding citrate/2-methylcitrate synthase, protein MTIELYHPGLRGVIAGETEICNLEGTLTYRGYNVEDLAECANYFEVAYLLLHDDLPSEESLADFRSVFAEEAHLPESIPEVLERLPLHVAPVDALRTAVSMLGHFDLQPTDGPSSSGRPQAIRLMAQLPLVVGQFARQDVAVDDLLESGQDFAGMLLTLIRGKRPSAQQEACLNTALILAAEHEFNAPSYAARIVASAKGDMYSAVAAALGALRGVDHGLGSRGVLACLEEVGTPERAEKWVAERVQKKLPLPGFGHPVYRDYDPRAAMLERYCQEFARANRNFDLETMADAVEQAVWDACRLPPNIEWTFARLMLYLGIPEELHLGVFACARVAGWCAHAIEQAESGDVIRPRARYRGAEARLFEPLERRGL, encoded by the coding sequence ATGACAATCGAGCTGTATCACCCCGGGCTGCGCGGCGTCATCGCCGGCGAGACCGAGATCTGCAATCTCGAGGGTACGCTTACCTACCGCGGGTACAACGTGGAGGACCTCGCAGAGTGCGCGAACTACTTCGAGGTCGCCTACCTGCTGCTCCACGACGATCTCCCGTCGGAGGAGTCTCTCGCCGACTTTCGCAGCGTCTTCGCCGAAGAAGCCCATCTGCCCGAATCAATCCCCGAAGTTCTCGAACGGCTGCCGCTTCACGTTGCGCCGGTCGATGCACTCCGGACTGCGGTCAGCATGCTGGGCCACTTCGACCTGCAACCGACGGACGGGCCCTCCAGTTCCGGCCGGCCGCAGGCGATCCGGCTGATGGCACAATTGCCGCTGGTTGTCGGTCAGTTTGCGCGGCAGGACGTTGCCGTCGACGACCTGCTCGAGTCGGGTCAGGATTTCGCCGGCATGCTGCTCACGCTGATCCGGGGCAAGCGACCATCGGCGCAGCAGGAGGCATGCCTCAACACCGCGCTCATCCTGGCCGCCGAGCACGAGTTCAACGCCCCCAGTTACGCGGCCCGTATCGTCGCGTCGGCAAAAGGGGACATGTACTCCGCCGTTGCTGCCGCCCTCGGAGCACTGCGCGGCGTGGACCACGGCCTGGGCTCGCGGGGGGTGCTCGCGTGTCTCGAAGAAGTCGGCACTCCAGAACGGGCCGAAAAGTGGGTTGCCGAGCGCGTTCAGAAGAAACTGCCGCTGCCCGGTTTCGGCCATCCGGTCTATCGGGATTACGATCCACGTGCGGCGATGCTGGAGCGGTACTGTCAGGAGTTCGCCCGGGCCAATCGGAACTTCGACCTGGAGACCATGGCCGACGCGGTCGAACAGGCCGTCTGGGACGCCTGCCGATTGCCGCCGAACATCGAATGGACGTTCGCCCGGCTGATGCTGTACCTGGGCATTCCCGAGGAACTGCATCTCGGTGTCTTCGCCTGCGCCCGCGTCGCCGGCTGGTGTGCCCACGCGATCGAGCAGGCCGAGAGCGGCGACGTCATTCGCCCCCGGGCCCGATACCGTGGTGCCGAGGCACGCCTGTTCGAGCCGCTGGAACGCCGGGGGCTGTAG